One Fusarium falciforme chromosome 12, complete sequence DNA window includes the following coding sequences:
- a CDS encoding HET domain-containing protein, which translates to MVARELGKKYVWIDALCIIQGPDGDWQSEAGRMEHVFANAYCTVAANSTKGRKDGFLESGLWDQINPESLECECLFDSEVSEAPLMQRAWVLQERVLSRRIIHFTSGVLTARPGHTYWECGSGIRCQQFSQLSPPIYKDTFIRDPYFPARLKDASYFRALDFMQSLLREYSLAGLTYKSDRDTAILSLLNRISHELDTEVRYGVIRCFLGSLLLWKRTAEELTPPIDFGQRAVPSWSWMAYDGSIEFIKMFQYELRIPRDTVLGFAQDGKELNVKVRQFESCQLGEAKRGGGYSISDRSEKIGTLWFDMKDRIEFKHCVVVGAGETRPRQKKLYVLVVQEESGKGRYKRLGVGILGDGYVSVESEPGRLV; encoded by the exons ATGGTAGCGCGAGAGCTTGGGAAGAAATATGTCTGGATTGATGCCCTCTGCATCATCCAAGGTCCCGACGGTGACTGGCAAAGCGAAGCTGGGAGGATGGAGCACGTCTTTGCCAACGCTTACTGCACCGTTGCTGCAAACTCGACCAAAGGGCGGAAGGACGGTTTCCTGGAGTCAGGCCTTTGGGATCAAATCAACCCAGAAAGCCTGGAATGCGAATGTTTGTTTGATTCAGAAGTCAGTGAGGCACCCTTGATGCAGAGAGCCTGGGTCCTCCAGGAACGGGTGTTATCACGGCGAATCATTCATTTTACCTCGGGGGTTTTGACTGCAAGACCTGGGCATACCTATTGGGAATGTGGCAGTGGAATCCGCTGCCAGCAATTTTCACAGCTGAGCCC GCCGATCTACAAAGACACATTTATTCGTGACCCCTACTTCCCAGCGCGGCTCAAGGACGCATCATATTTTCGCGCTCTTGATTTTATGCAGTCTCTTCTTCGGGAATACTCACTAGCCGGGCTCACATACAAGTCCGACAGAGACACGGCAATATTGAGCCTGCTCAATCGCATCAGCCATGAACTCGACACAGAGGTAAGATATGGCGTTATTCGCTGTTTTCTGGGTAGTCTTCTCTTGTGGAAGCGAACTGCCGAGGAGCTGACGCCCCCGATCGACTTTGGACAACGGGCCGTGCCGTCATGGTCCTGGATGGCGTACGACGGAAGCATCGAGTTCATCAAGATGTTTCAATACGAGCTCAGGATACCTCGCGACACGGTCCTTGGATTCGCTCAAGATGGAAAGGAACTGAATGTCAAAGTCCGGCAATTTGAAAGTTGCCAACTAGGAGAAGCCAAGCGAGGCGGCGGCTATTCTATCTCCGATCGAAGCGAAAAGATTGGGACACTATGGTTCGACATGAAAGACCGCATCGAGTTCAAGCACTGTGTCGTCGTTGGAGCTGGTGAAACAAGACCCCGCCAGAAAAAGCTCTACGTCCTAGTGGTTCAGGAGGAGTCAGGCAAAGGAAGATACAAGAGGTTGGGAGTTGGCATTTTGGGTGATGGTTATGTGTCCGTAGAGAGTGAGCCTGGACGACTTGTGTGA
- a CDS encoding Kinesin-like protein, producing the protein MTTTSPKVKTINVFARWRPLATDETKSGEMRHSKQPDSKGLSSVSIKPQASSKDRPWTSPSAFHTIFGPEDHNSEVYNTVVVPNISKVLAGESCSFFAYGHSGSGKTHTILGYDFEHSRELGLCLAAAKQLFADIERLQMENDGQELGIGFSLFELRQKSAFDLLNNRSECHVRQGPDGKVHIRGETEMLEGGKVRVQPIVQRPCWKFETFQQELVHALGQRATGSSSVHDQSSRTHAVLELEIVSQPLIDARMALVDRQSELVPVGKRAIDVSIEEDMKSVIQTKDGGWAPNPDYQKDEASIKAVEDEKALFEGRVTAAEEQVQGILKSSPSPCLGAKMVFVDLAGAEYSEDNAARMRTLKQSPQERQEGRQINSDLLALKEVMRAWSKGSNRIPFRSSTLTMVLREHFIATGSSTIIVTLSPAQDQYAATLNSLRYASLVGAAGV; encoded by the coding sequence ATGACCACCACCTCCCCCAAGGTTAAAACCATCAACGTGTTTGCACGATGGCGGCCACTCGCAACAGATGAGACCAAGTCGGGTGAGATGCGGCACAGCAAACAGCCAGACTCCAAAGGACTTTCTTCTGTCTCTATCAAACCTCAAGCATCGTCCAAAGATCGCCCATGGACGAGTCCCTCAGCGTTCCATACCATCTTTGGTCCCGAAGACCACAACTCCGAGGTATACAACACTGTTGTGGTGCCCAACATCTCCAAAGTTCTCGCTGGTGAaagctgcagcttcttcgCGTATGGACATTCGGGTAGTGGAAAGACACACACCATTCTCGGTTACGATTTTGAGCACAGCCGGGAGCTTGGGCTGTGTCTTGCTGCCGCCAAGCAACTATTTGCAGATATCGAGCGCCTCCAGATGGAGAACGACGGGCAAGAGCTAGGTATCGGATTCAGTTTGTTTGAACTGCGCCAGAAGTCAGCCTTTGATCTTCTTAACAACAGGTCTGAATGCCATGTCAGACAAGGTCCTGACGGGAAAGTCCACATCCGCGGCGAGACCGAGATGCTGGAAGGAGGCAAAGTCCGGGTTCAACCCATTGTTCAGCGGCCATGCTGGAAATTCGAGACCTTCCAACAAGAGCTTGTCCACGCCCTTGGTCAGCGTGCAACAGGCTCTTCGAGCGTGCACGACCAAAGCTCCAGGACTCACGCTGTGCTGGAACTGGAGATTGTCAGCCAGCCCTTGATTGATGCGAGAATGGCTTTGGTCGATCGCCAGTCTGAGCTTGTGCCCGTGGGAAAGCGCGCCATAGACGTCAGCATCGAGGAGGATATGAAGAGCGTCATTCAGACGAAGGACGGAGGGTGGGCACCCAACCCCGACTACCAGAAGGACGAAGCCAGCATCAAAGCagtcgaggatgagaaggcCCTATTCGAGGGTCGAGTTACAGCCGCGGAAGAGCAGGTCCAAGGGATCCTCAAATCCAGCCCTTCTCCATGCTTGGGTGCGAAGATGGTGTTTGTCGATCTCGCCGGCGCCGAATACTCGGAAGACAATGCCGCTCGAATGCGAACCTTGAAGCAGAGTCCCCAAGAGCGTCAAGAAGGTCGACAAATCAACAGCGACTTGTTGGCTTTGAAGGAGGTGATGAGGGCTTGGTCCAAGGGCTCAAACAGAATACCGTTCAGatcatcgactttgacgatggTGCTTCGGGAGCATTTTATCGCCACGGGGAGTTCAACTATTATTGTCACGCTTTCACCGGCGCAGGATCAGTATGCGGCGACTCTCAACTCGCTGAGATATGCAAGCTTGGTCGGGGCTGCTGGTGTTTGA
- a CDS encoding AAA domain-containing protein, whose amino-acid sequence MGDDRIILEEANSANGRLCEVMRLVEKEDDDGDCKITEKGPTDTEPSQNTYASYALVEKTFIKGQHTRKTLQINSQHICDTLEKLSAPYPQRPSVWKTPLHFDAPFQLLFHHQGGLAEERDAVRNDGTRVEQRQHLRLLLQYMDGELGGSAAEMVSRNEITFDLLWYVFRPGIYISHMDGDNEQILWLESMSSSRDMMMDFNGPSVTLNCLYTEYNGSTEGKSRKSIKVYEQHHFPGTGTVPINSLPACPLKCLSHGAKELTARMRERGKVCDELKREAPAARYYEGSFLAAIDKDGWKPQTTAGRVIIDPKAFIEENPTRQIVVSPWAKEGTNGPEQNILWPPYVYGYNLGTRQWGRFFIQQLSKFEYGQDLWPKVAMNEEQKKLLRSSVASHCTSPDLYDEGKLKGRGFVVLLHGVPGTGKTLTAVAIAEDIKKPLLLYPGGELGYRLDAIEGRIKKVVRLASRWGAILLIDEADVFLESRRSGGEVSLERNALIAVFLRQLEYSTGVIFLTSNRASKFDSAIKSRVHLTFRYSFPSFDTRRKIWEDLIKARTVDNADLLNSLEQVAKHAMDGREISNTLNSAIDLAKHRKESLGKRHLDVAVNAWEVILLSMLALVASFAVCIFVFLKDKKLVLVINS is encoded by the exons ATGGGAGACGATAGGATCATCCTCGAGGAGGCAAACTCTGCAAATGGGCGGTTATGCGAAGTCATGCGTTTGGTGGAAaaggaggacgacgatggcgactGCAAGATTACCGAAAAGGGCCCTACGGACACAGAACCCAGCCAGAACACCTACGCCAGCTATGCTCTGGTGGAGAAGACGTTCATCAAGGGCCAGCACACGAGAAAAACACTACAGATCAATTCGCAGCACATATGCGACACGCTGGAGAAGTTGTCCGCCCCCTATCCACAACGCCCCAGTGTGTGGAAGACCCCATTGCATTTCGATGCTCCGTTTCAGTTGTTATTCCACCACCAGGGAGGCCTCGCCGAAGAACGTGATGCGGTTCGAAATGACGGAACCCGAGTGGAACAACGGCAGCATCttcggcttcttctccagtaTATGGACGGAGAGCTGGGTGGGTCAGCGGCGGAAATGGTTTCTCGAAACGAAATCACCTTCGATCTTCTTTGGTATGTCTTCAGACCAGGCATATATATCTCGCACATGGATGGAGATAATGAGCAGATCCTTTGGCTGGAGAGTATGAGTTCATCAcgagacatgatgatggactTCAACGGCCCGTCAGTGACTCTAAACTGCCTGTATACAGAGTATAATGGTTCCACCGAGGGAAAATCCAGGAAGTCTATCAAGGTATACGAGCAGCATCACTTCCCTGGCACTGGCACAGTACCAATCAATTCCCTTCCTGCTTGCCCGCTGAAGTgtctcagccatggcgcCAAAGAGCTGACGGCCCGCATGAGGGAGAGGGGAAAAGTCTGCGACGAGTTGAAGCGTGAAGCTCCAGCCGCGCGATATTACGAGGGCTCGTTCCTGGCGGCCATCGATAAAGACGGCTGGAAACCACAGACT ACAGCTGGCCGGGTGATTATCGACCCCAAAGCCTTCATCGAAGAAAATCCGACAAGACAAATCGTTGTCTCGCCGTGGGCTA aagagggaacAAACGGGCCAGAGCAAAACATCCTTTGGCCTCCATATGTTTACGGTTACAACCTAGGAACAAGGCAATGGGGTCGCTTTTTCATCCAGCAGCTCAGCAAATTTGAGTATGGTCAAGACTTGTGGCCCAAGGTTGCCATGAAcgaggagcagaagaagctttTGCGATCCAGTGTGGCGAGCCACTGTACAAGCCCCGACCTGTATGACGAGGGCAAACTGAAAGGCAGAGGATTTGTTGTGCTGCTGCATGGTGTACCAGGCACTGGCAAAACCTTGACTGCTG TGGCCATCGCCGAGGATATAAAAAAGCCTCTGCTGCTGTACCCTGGAGGCGAGCTAGGCTATCGCCTCGATGCTATTGAGGGAAGGATCAAGAAAGTGGTTAGACTCGCATCCAGATGGGGTgcaatcctcctcatcgatgAGGCCGATGTCTTTCTCGAGTCTAGGCGAAGCGGCGGCGAAGTCAGCCTGGAGAGAAATGCTCTGATCGCAG TCTTTCTGAGACAGCTGGAGTACTCGACAGgtgtcatcttcctcacGTCAAACAGAGCGTCAAAGTTTGACAGTGCCATCAAGTCGCGTGTTCATCTCACATTCCGCTACTCCTTTCCCAGCTTTGATACGCGTCGCAAGATCTGGGAggatctcatcaaggccCGGACGGTGGACAATGCCGATCTTCTGAACTCGCTGGAGCAGGTTGCCAAGCACGCAATGGACGGGCGAGAAATCTCCAACACACTCAATTCGGCAATTGACTTGGCGAAGCACAGGAAAGAAAGCCTTGGCAAGAGGCACCTGGATGTTGCTGTCAATGCATGG GAGGTGATCCTGCTCTCCATGCTGGCATTGGTCGCCAGTTTTGCAGTTTGCATCTTTGTATTTCTCAAGGACAAAaagcttgtccttgtcatCAACTCCTAG